Proteins co-encoded in one Streptomyces sp. SLBN-31 genomic window:
- a CDS encoding MFS transporter, which produces MLAIALVDRVGSGLWASVSVLYFTYVSGLSLTQVGTLAATAGAIGIAGAPLGGRIADRFPLTRVLTTVQLLRALSSLALLTTNDYPLLVAFAAVGSLGDRAASVLTRLYATRVAGADRVRYQAVQRTVANAGWALGGLAAATALALGSTAAYQWLLAGDALSFLASALLTLRCAEPPSASRTVTTSKDLAPSTRAPNPWRDRTYLAYVASETVLFLDDSVFKVGLPLWIAHATHAPHGLAPLLLVLNNVLVVALQVPLARFGATTAAARALLLPLAAAFALAGVAMALSATGGTVTATLLLTAAATAFTLAEILHATVSWELSVALAPETGQGTYLGVHGLAQSAQRSLGPLAVTAAIAGGPVGWSVFGAGIALTCAIQHRLVRSRLAPTALSVPPVTVSEH; this is translated from the coding sequence ATGCTCGCCATCGCCCTCGTGGACCGCGTCGGCAGCGGCCTGTGGGCCTCCGTCTCCGTCCTGTACTTCACCTACGTCTCAGGGCTGTCCCTCACCCAGGTCGGCACGCTCGCCGCCACCGCCGGAGCCATCGGAATCGCCGGAGCGCCGCTGGGCGGCCGCATCGCCGACAGATTCCCGCTCACCCGCGTCCTGACCACCGTCCAACTCCTGCGCGCACTGAGCTCCTTGGCGCTGCTGACCACGAACGACTACCCCCTTCTGGTCGCCTTCGCCGCCGTGGGCAGCCTCGGAGACCGGGCGGCCAGCGTCCTCACCAGGCTCTACGCCACGCGGGTAGCCGGAGCGGACCGCGTCCGCTACCAGGCCGTCCAACGCACCGTGGCCAACGCCGGCTGGGCACTCGGCGGCCTCGCCGCCGCGACCGCCCTGGCCCTCGGCAGCACCGCCGCCTACCAGTGGCTCCTCGCCGGCGACGCCCTGTCCTTCCTCGCCTCCGCCCTCCTCACCCTCCGCTGCGCCGAACCCCCCTCCGCCTCCCGCACTGTCACCACCTCGAAAGACCTGGCCCCCAGCACCAGGGCACCCAACCCCTGGCGCGACCGCACCTACCTCGCCTACGTCGCCTCCGAGACCGTCCTCTTCCTCGACGACTCCGTCTTCAAGGTCGGCCTGCCCCTGTGGATCGCCCACGCGACCCACGCACCGCACGGCCTCGCCCCCTTGCTGCTGGTGCTCAACAACGTGCTGGTGGTGGCCCTCCAAGTCCCCCTCGCCCGGTTCGGAGCCACGACCGCGGCCGCCCGAGCCCTCCTCCTCCCGCTCGCCGCCGCCTTCGCCCTCGCCGGCGTCGCCATGGCCCTCTCGGCCACCGGCGGAACCGTGACAGCCACCCTGCTCCTCACCGCGGCCGCCACCGCCTTCACACTGGCCGAGATCCTCCACGCCACCGTCTCCTGGGAACTGTCCGTCGCCCTCGCCCCCGAGACCGGGCAGGGCACCTACCTCGGCGTCCACGGCCTGGCACAGTCCGCCCAACGCAGCCTCGGCCCACTCGCCGTCACCGCGGCCATCGCCGGCGGTCCCGTCGGATGGAGCGTCTTCGGCGCGGGCATCGCACTGACCTGCGCAATCCAGCACCGTCTGGTCCGCAGCCGCCTCGCCCCGACCGCGTTGTCAGTGCCGCCGGTTACTGTGAGTGAGCATTGA
- a CDS encoding M15 family metallopeptidase gives MTRLTRAVRGLVAALAAVLAVTATSATATAETGPRAPKDFVALRTVDPTILQEMRYFTPHNFVGERIDGYAQPMCILTRPAAQALHKAQLKLLRRGYTLKVYDCYRPQRAVNHFVRWAEELDDQAMKGEFYPNVDKTRLFEDGYIAEKSGHSRGSTMDLTIVRLPARPTRPYRPGQPLVPCYAPKAERFPDNSVDMGTGFDCFDTLAHTLDPRIQGEQRANRLLLRSTLEGLGFVNLAEEWWHYTYKPEPYPDTYFDFPVSWKSLADGH, from the coding sequence ATGACACGACTCACCCGTGCAGTACGCGGTCTCGTTGCAGCCTTGGCCGCCGTGCTGGCCGTGACCGCCACCTCGGCCACCGCCACGGCGGAGACCGGACCCAGGGCACCGAAGGACTTCGTGGCCCTGAGAACCGTCGACCCGACAATCCTCCAGGAGATGCGTTACTTCACCCCGCACAACTTCGTCGGCGAACGCATCGACGGCTACGCCCAACCGATGTGCATCCTCACCCGGCCGGCCGCCCAAGCCCTCCACAAGGCCCAGCTGAAACTGCTGCGCAGGGGATACACCCTCAAGGTCTACGACTGCTACCGGCCGCAGCGCGCCGTGAACCACTTCGTCCGCTGGGCCGAGGAGCTCGACGACCAGGCGATGAAGGGCGAGTTCTATCCGAACGTCGACAAGACCCGGCTCTTCGAGGACGGCTACATCGCGGAGAAATCCGGCCACAGCCGTGGCTCGACGATGGACCTCACCATCGTCAGGCTCCCGGCGAGGCCGACCCGGCCCTACCGCCCCGGACAGCCGCTCGTACCGTGCTACGCGCCGAAGGCCGAACGCTTTCCGGACAACTCCGTCGACATGGGCACCGGCTTCGACTGCTTCGACACCCTCGCCCACACCCTCGACCCGCGTATCCAGGGCGAACAGCGCGCCAACCGCCTGCTGCTCAGGAGCACCCTGGAGGGGCTGGGATTCGTGAACCTCGCAGAGGAGTGGTGGCACTACACGTACAAGCCCGAGCCCTACCCGGACACCTACTTCGACTTCCCGGTCTCCTGGAAGTCCCTCGCCGACGGCCACTGA
- a CDS encoding acetoacetate--CoA ligase, whose protein sequence is MSTVNPQPLWQPDPERIAQAQVTKFQAWAAREHGAPAEGGYPALHRWSVDELDTFWKAVTEWFDVRFSTPYARVLGDRSMPGAQWFPGATLNYSEHALRAAATRADEPALLYVDETHEARPLSWSELRRQVGSLAAELRDLGVRPGDRVSGYLPNIPQAVVALLATAAVGGVWTSCAPDFGARSVLDRFQQVEPVVLFTVDGYRYGGKEHDRREIVAELRRELPTLRAVVHIPLLGTEAPEGALEWSALTGADTEPVFEQVPFDHPLWVLYSSGTTGLPKAIVQSQGGILVEHLKQLGLHCDLGPMDRFFWYTSTGWMMWNFLVSGLLTGTTVVLYDGSPGYPDTGAQWRVAERTGATLYGTSAAYVMACAKAGVHPGRDFDLSKVRCVATTGSPLPPDGFRWLHDEVRDDLWIASVSGGTDVCSCFAGAVPTLPVYIGELQAAGLGTDLQSWDANGEPLTDEVGELVVTNPMPSMPIRFWNDPDGSRYHDSYFDTYPGVWRHGDWITITSRGSVVIHGRSDSTLNRQGVRMGSADIYEAVERLPEIKESLVIGIEQPDGGYWMPLFVHLAPGATLDEALLNRIKRTIREQLSPRHVPDEIIEVPGVPHTLTGKRIEVPVKRLLQGAPLEKAVNPGSIDDLELLHFYEDLARKRS, encoded by the coding sequence ATGTCGACCGTGAACCCCCAGCCGCTCTGGCAGCCAGATCCGGAACGCATCGCCCAGGCACAGGTCACGAAGTTCCAGGCCTGGGCGGCCCGCGAGCACGGGGCTCCGGCCGAGGGCGGCTACCCGGCCCTGCACCGGTGGTCCGTCGACGAGCTGGACACCTTCTGGAAAGCCGTCACGGAATGGTTCGACGTGCGCTTCTCGACGCCCTACGCGCGCGTACTCGGCGACCGCTCGATGCCGGGTGCCCAGTGGTTCCCCGGGGCGACCCTCAACTACTCCGAGCACGCCCTGCGCGCCGCCGCTACCCGCGCGGACGAACCGGCCCTCCTGTACGTCGACGAGACCCACGAGGCGCGCCCCCTTAGCTGGTCGGAACTGCGTCGCCAGGTCGGCTCCCTGGCCGCCGAGCTGCGCGACCTCGGCGTACGCCCCGGGGACCGCGTCAGCGGCTACCTCCCGAACATCCCGCAGGCCGTCGTCGCTCTCCTCGCCACGGCCGCCGTGGGCGGCGTGTGGACCTCCTGCGCGCCCGACTTCGGGGCCCGCAGCGTCCTCGACCGCTTCCAGCAGGTCGAACCGGTCGTCCTGTTCACCGTCGACGGCTACCGTTACGGCGGCAAGGAGCACGACCGCCGCGAGATCGTCGCCGAGCTCCGCCGCGAGCTGCCCACGCTGCGTGCCGTCGTCCACATCCCCCTGCTGGGCACGGAGGCACCCGAAGGCGCCCTCGAATGGTCGGCGCTGACCGGCGCGGACACTGAACCGGTGTTCGAGCAGGTGCCCTTCGACCACCCGCTGTGGGTCCTGTACTCCTCGGGTACGACCGGGCTGCCCAAGGCCATCGTGCAGTCCCAGGGCGGCATCCTCGTCGAGCACCTCAAGCAGCTCGGACTGCACTGCGACCTCGGCCCCATGGATCGTTTCTTCTGGTACACGTCCACCGGCTGGATGATGTGGAACTTCCTCGTCTCCGGCCTGCTCACCGGCACCACGGTCGTCCTGTACGACGGCAGCCCCGGCTACCCGGACACCGGCGCCCAGTGGCGCGTCGCGGAACGCACCGGAGCAACCCTCTACGGCACGTCGGCCGCCTACGTCATGGCCTGCGCCAAGGCCGGCGTCCACCCCGGGCGCGACTTCGACCTCTCCAAGGTGCGCTGCGTCGCCACCACCGGATCACCGCTCCCGCCGGACGGGTTCCGCTGGCTGCACGACGAGGTCCGCGACGACCTGTGGATCGCCTCCGTCAGCGGCGGCACGGACGTGTGCTCCTGCTTCGCGGGAGCCGTACCGACCCTGCCCGTGTACATCGGTGAACTCCAGGCGGCCGGCCTGGGCACCGACCTGCAGTCCTGGGACGCGAACGGCGAACCCCTGACCGACGAGGTCGGTGAACTCGTCGTCACCAACCCCATGCCGTCGATGCCGATCCGCTTCTGGAACGACCCCGACGGCAGCCGCTACCACGACAGCTACTTCGACACCTACCCCGGTGTGTGGCGGCACGGCGACTGGATCACCATCACCTCGCGAGGCTCGGTCGTGATCCACGGCCGCTCCGACTCCACCCTCAACCGCCAGGGCGTGCGCATGGGCTCGGCGGACATCTACGAAGCCGTCGAGCGGCTGCCGGAGATCAAGGAATCCCTCGTCATCGGCATCGAACAGCCCGACGGCGGCTACTGGATGCCCCTGTTCGTGCACCTCGCCCCCGGAGCCACCCTGGACGAGGCGCTCCTGAACCGCATCAAGCGGACCATCCGGGAACAGCTCTCACCACGCCACGTGCCGGACGAGATCATCGAGGTTCCCGGAGTCCCGCACACACTCACCGGCAAGCGCATCGAGGTCCCGGTCAAACGCCTCCTGCAGGGTGCCCCGCTGGAGAAGGCGGTCAACCCGGGCTCCATCGACGACCTCGAACTGCTGCACTTCTACGAGGACCTCGCCCGCAAGCGCTCCTGA
- a CDS encoding NUDIX domain-containing protein: MSETQSIPNSAPGSHCSSCGAPYGEGVSGWPRTCPACHAVAYRNPLPVAVALQPVYDTKGTALVVITRTVAPASGGIALPGGFIDDREDWRHAVVRELKEETGIDAASRDVRLVDAMSSPDGHLLLFGALPERPADGLPQSAATDETEGWHLLRRPQELAFPLHTLAVRAWFEGRYI, encoded by the coding sequence GTGTCCGAAACTCAATCCATCCCCAACTCCGCGCCCGGCTCGCATTGTTCGAGCTGTGGAGCGCCCTATGGAGAGGGCGTCTCCGGCTGGCCGCGCACCTGCCCGGCCTGCCACGCCGTGGCCTACCGCAACCCACTGCCGGTGGCCGTCGCACTCCAGCCCGTGTACGACACCAAGGGCACGGCCCTGGTCGTCATCACCCGAACCGTCGCCCCCGCCAGCGGGGGCATCGCGTTGCCCGGCGGCTTCATCGACGACCGCGAGGACTGGCGGCACGCCGTCGTCCGTGAGCTGAAGGAAGAGACCGGCATCGACGCGGCGAGCCGCGACGTACGCCTCGTCGACGCCATGAGCTCGCCCGACGGGCATCTGCTGCTGTTCGGAGCCCTTCCGGAACGCCCGGCCGACGGTCTGCCCCAGTCCGCCGCCACGGACGAGACGGAGGGCTGGCACCTCCTGCGCAGGCCGCAGGAGCTCGCCTTCCCGCTGCACACCCTGGCCGTCCGCGCCTGGTTCGAGGGCCGCTACATATGA
- a CDS encoding TIM-barrel domain-containing protein produces the protein MDGRDLVRSVRVVGSVGAAQRLRTVKAAWRRRRADAGALPPRGPERARVPGPVREVEPGPGGGVIRFNRSELRILVAVNGAVFWGWDGAAPEPSYALFGRCPEADPRAVLEPDKDGGWRVVAERVTVAVSRHGAVEVRTPGGVTLRRDLPPRWWEPVGGGVARWMQRSEVPADARFFGLGGRASGPRLRAGTYRLWNTDPGRAFGPADDPLCITMPVQLVVSDAATHLVFHDTTWDGTVTLREGEEGAGSGHDRAGTSELRVTGGPLRCWVMVGTPARVLLAWASLTGAPALPPTWALGHHHARRGFGSEQEVRRIVSGYQERGLPLDAVHLDIDHLDEHQVFTVDQERFPKLPLLAEELRRDGIRLVSIVDPAVKAAEGNAVYDGGTAVDAFVRDASGQLVRGVAWPGEVVFPDFTHARVREWWGGLYEERLAQGFSGFWHDMNEPTSFAAFGESTLPRSARHCLEGRGGDHREAHNVYALCMARAGYEGLLEMAPKERPFVFSRSGWAGMQRYGGTWSGDVATGWPGLRASLSLVMGLGLCGVPYSGPDVGGFDGGPSPELYLRWLQLASYLPLFRTHASLRAGRREPWEFGPEVLEHARVALLERRRLLPYFVTLAHLARRTGAPYVRPLWWNAPEDRALRDCEDAFLLGDGLLVAPVLDPGADRRVVQLPRGRWYNTATERMYEGPAQVLVDAPLSRIPVFARAGAVIPVRGDDGGLELEVWAPPRGRSGGGLVVADGGDGWHEPELERYVARWKSRGKRLVVEAAGEGGSSEPPYPVRVRGLGER, from the coding sequence ATGGACGGTCGTGACCTGGTGCGTTCGGTGAGGGTGGTCGGTTCGGTGGGGGCGGCCCAGAGGTTGCGTACCGTGAAGGCGGCGTGGCGCAGGAGGCGTGCCGACGCGGGCGCCCTGCCGCCGCGGGGTCCGGAGCGCGCGCGGGTGCCCGGGCCCGTGCGGGAGGTGGAGCCCGGTCCGGGCGGTGGTGTGATCCGCTTCAACCGCTCGGAGCTGCGGATTCTGGTCGCCGTGAACGGCGCGGTCTTCTGGGGCTGGGACGGGGCCGCTCCGGAGCCGTCGTACGCGCTGTTCGGGCGCTGCCCGGAGGCGGACCCACGGGCGGTCCTGGAGCCGGACAAGGACGGCGGCTGGCGGGTCGTGGCCGAGCGCGTGACGGTGGCCGTCTCACGGCACGGCGCGGTCGAGGTGCGGACGCCCGGAGGCGTCACGCTGCGCCGTGATCTGCCGCCCCGGTGGTGGGAGCCGGTCGGCGGCGGGGTGGCGCGGTGGATGCAGCGCTCGGAGGTGCCCGCCGACGCCCGCTTCTTCGGGCTCGGAGGGCGGGCGTCGGGCCCGCGGCTGCGTGCCGGGACCTACCGCCTGTGGAACACGGACCCCGGCCGGGCCTTCGGCCCCGCCGACGATCCGCTGTGCATCACGATGCCGGTGCAGCTGGTGGTGTCCGACGCGGCCACTCATCTGGTGTTCCACGACACTACGTGGGACGGCACGGTGACGCTGCGGGAGGGCGAGGAAGGGGCCGGTTCCGGTCACGACAGGGCGGGCACGAGCGAGCTTCGGGTGACGGGCGGTCCGCTGCGCTGCTGGGTGATGGTGGGCACCCCCGCGCGCGTGCTGCTCGCCTGGGCGTCGCTGACAGGCGCGCCCGCGCTGCCGCCCACCTGGGCGCTGGGCCACCACCACGCGCGCCGGGGCTTCGGCAGCGAGCAGGAGGTGCGCCGGATCGTCTCGGGCTACCAGGAGCGGGGACTGCCGCTGGACGCGGTCCATCTCGACATCGACCACCTCGACGAGCACCAGGTGTTCACCGTCGACCAGGAACGCTTCCCCAAGCTGCCGTTGCTGGCCGAGGAGCTGCGCCGCGACGGCATCCGGCTGGTGTCGATCGTCGACCCGGCGGTGAAGGCCGCGGAGGGCAACGCGGTGTACGACGGCGGGACGGCCGTGGACGCGTTCGTGCGAGACGCTTCGGGACAGCTGGTGCGGGGCGTGGCGTGGCCCGGGGAGGTGGTCTTCCCCGACTTCACGCACGCGCGTGTGCGTGAGTGGTGGGGCGGGCTCTACGAGGAGCGGCTCGCCCAGGGCTTCTCGGGTTTCTGGCACGACATGAACGAACCCACCTCGTTCGCCGCGTTCGGGGAGTCGACGCTGCCGCGCTCGGCCAGGCACTGCCTGGAGGGCCGCGGCGGGGACCACCGCGAGGCGCACAACGTCTACGCCCTGTGCATGGCCAGAGCGGGTTACGAGGGGCTTCTCGAAATGGCCCCCAAGGAGCGGCCGTTCGTCTTCTCGCGCTCCGGCTGGGCCGGGATGCAGCGCTACGGCGGCACCTGGTCCGGCGATGTGGCGACGGGCTGGCCCGGTCTGCGGGCGTCCCTGTCGCTGGTCATGGGGCTCGGACTGTGCGGAGTGCCCTATTCGGGGCCGGACGTGGGCGGCTTCGACGGCGGTCCGTCGCCCGAGCTGTATCTGCGCTGGCTCCAACTCGCCTCGTATCTGCCCCTGTTCCGTACCCACGCGAGCCTGCGCGCGGGCCGCCGGGAGCCCTGGGAGTTCGGGCCCGAGGTACTGGAGCACGCGCGCGTGGCGCTCCTCGAACGCCGGCGGCTGCTGCCGTACTTCGTGACCCTGGCGCATCTGGCCCGGCGCACGGGAGCGCCCTATGTGCGGCCTTTGTGGTGGAACGCGCCCGAGGACCGCGCGCTGCGTGACTGCGAGGACGCGTTCCTGCTGGGCGATGGCCTGCTGGTGGCGCCGGTGCTCGACCCGGGGGCCGACCGGCGCGTGGTGCAACTGCCGCGGGGGCGTTGGTACAACACCGCCACGGAGCGGATGTACGAGGGGCCGGCGCAGGTGCTGGTGGACGCTCCCCTGTCGCGGATACCGGTGTTCGCGCGCGCGGGTGCCGTCATCCCCGTGCGCGGGGACGACGGCGGACTGGAGTTGGAGGTGTGGGCGCCGCCTCGCGGCCGCAGCGGGGGCGGGCTGGTGGTCGCCGACGGCGGCGACGGCTGGCACGAGCCGGAACTCGAGCGCTATGTCGCCCGTTGGAAGAGCAGGGGAAAGCGGCTGGTGGTGGAGGCAGCGGGTGAGGGCGGCTCGTCCGAACCGCCCTACCCGGTGCGTGTGCGGGGTCTTGGGGAGCGCTGA
- the ptsP gene encoding phosphoenolpyruvate--protein phosphotransferase produces the protein METTLRGVGVSHGVAIGEVRHMGTAVLEPPAKQIPAEDAEREQGRARKAVEAVAADLMARGNLAGGEAQAVLEAQAMMAQDPELMADVERRIAVGSTAERAVYDAFAAYRALLAGAGEYLAGRVADLDDVRNRIVARLLGVPMPGVPDSDEPYVLIARDLAPADTALLDPTLVLGFVTEEGGPTSHSAILARALGVPAVVALPGACELAEGTVIAVDGSTGEIFVNPSAEKKAQLQAAAAERKAALAAATGPGATSDGHKVPLLANVGGPADVPAAVEAGAEGVGLFRTEFLFLDDSKNAPSEEKQVEAYRQVLEAFPEGRVVVRVLDAGADKPLDFLTPADEPNPALGVRGLRTLLDHPEVLRTQLTALAKAAEGLPVYLEVMAPMVADRADAKAFADACREAGLRAKFGAMVEIPSAALRARSILQEVEFLSLGTNDLAQYTFAADRQVGAVSRLQDPWQPALLDLVALSAEAAKAEGKSCGVCGEAASDPLLACVLTGLGVTSLSMGAASIPYVRATLAKYTLAQCERAAAAARATESAEEARSAAQAVLSGE, from the coding sequence CGGCCGATCTGATGGCGCGGGGCAATCTGGCGGGCGGCGAAGCCCAGGCGGTGCTCGAGGCACAGGCCATGATGGCCCAGGACCCCGAGCTGATGGCGGATGTGGAACGGCGTATCGCGGTCGGGAGCACGGCGGAGCGTGCCGTGTACGACGCGTTCGCCGCGTACCGGGCGCTGCTGGCCGGTGCCGGGGAGTACCTCGCCGGCCGGGTGGCCGACCTGGATGACGTGCGGAATCGTATCGTCGCCCGGTTGCTGGGGGTGCCGATGCCCGGTGTCCCCGACAGCGACGAGCCGTACGTCCTCATCGCGCGTGATCTGGCGCCGGCCGACACGGCTCTGCTGGACCCGACGCTGGTTCTCGGCTTCGTCACCGAGGAGGGCGGGCCGACGAGCCACAGCGCGATTCTGGCGCGGGCCCTCGGTGTCCCGGCCGTGGTGGCGCTGCCGGGTGCCTGCGAGCTCGCCGAGGGCACGGTGATCGCCGTGGACGGCAGCACCGGCGAGATCTTCGTGAATCCGAGTGCGGAGAAGAAGGCGCAGCTTCAGGCCGCGGCCGCCGAGCGCAAGGCGGCGCTGGCCGCCGCGACCGGGCCGGGCGCGACCTCCGACGGGCACAAGGTGCCGCTGCTGGCCAACGTCGGTGGCCCGGCGGACGTGCCGGCCGCCGTGGAGGCCGGGGCCGAGGGTGTGGGTCTGTTCCGCACCGAGTTCCTCTTCCTGGACGACAGCAAGAACGCGCCGTCGGAGGAGAAGCAGGTCGAGGCGTACCGTCAGGTGCTCGAGGCGTTCCCGGAGGGGCGCGTCGTCGTGCGTGTGCTGGACGCGGGTGCGGACAAACCGCTGGACTTCCTCACCCCGGCCGACGAGCCCAACCCGGCGCTGGGTGTGCGTGGTCTGCGGACGCTGCTGGACCACCCGGAGGTGCTGCGCACCCAGCTGACGGCGCTGGCGAAGGCCGCCGAGGGGCTTCCGGTGTATCTCGAGGTCATGGCGCCGATGGTGGCGGACCGTGCCGACGCGAAGGCGTTCGCCGACGCGTGCCGCGAGGCGGGGCTGCGGGCGAAGTTCGGTGCGATGGTCGAGATTCCGTCGGCCGCGCTGCGGGCGCGTTCGATCCTGCAGGAGGTCGAGTTCCTGTCGCTGGGCACCAATGACCTCGCGCAGTACACGTTCGCCGCCGACCGTCAGGTGGGTGCGGTGTCCCGCCTGCAGGATCCGTGGCAGCCCGCACTGCTCGACCTGGTCGCGTTGTCCGCCGAGGCGGCGAAGGCCGAGGGCAAGAGCTGCGGTGTCTGTGGTGAGGCCGCGTCCGACCCGCTGCTTGCCTGTGTGCTGACCGGTCTCGGTGTCACCTCGCTTTCCATGGGTGCGGCGTCGATTCCTTACGTGCGGGCGACGCTGGCCAAGTACACGCTGGCTCAGTGCGAGCGGGCGGCTGCCGCGGCTCGTGCCACGGAGAGCGCCGAGGAGGCGCGCAGCGCGGCTCAGGCGGTGCTGTCCGGCGAGTAG
- a CDS encoding aminotransferase class I/II-fold pyridoxal phosphate-dependent enzyme: protein MATQYGITGTTAKGIAASVERAVADGALGPEAALPPVRRLADDLGVSPGTVATAYKELRQRGIVVTRGRGGTVVAPAPSVASRRPPRVPEGLRDLSGGHPDPAQLPALVPPSRLSPGVRAHRSAPRLTRLEKAVREWVGPDGVPVDHVTFAHGALDLIGRLLSVELRPGDAVAMEDPGYHHLLDLVTALGLRSVPVAVDDEGVRPDALHEALRAGARAVVCSPRAQNPYGGRFSAARRDALVDVLRDRPDVLVVENDHASAVANAPLHTLAGGGLRRWVHVRTVSKFLGTDLRWAAAACDATTLARHDGRLLLTSGWVSHLLQEIVHGLLTDDGTRALVARARETYALRRGALVDELGERGIGARGSSGMNVWVPVRDESAVVNGLRSYGWWVAAGARFRLSSAPGVRISVAELEPADAARLASDFAAVLGESEATYGG, encoded by the coding sequence GTGGCAACACAATATGGGATCACTGGTACGACGGCCAAGGGAATTGCGGCGTCCGTCGAACGGGCCGTGGCCGACGGCGCGTTGGGGCCGGAGGCGGCGCTGCCTCCCGTGCGGCGGCTCGCGGACGACCTCGGGGTCAGTCCCGGCACGGTCGCGACGGCCTACAAGGAGCTGCGGCAGCGCGGGATCGTCGTCACGCGTGGAAGGGGCGGGACCGTGGTGGCCCCGGCCCCTTCCGTGGCGTCCCGACGGCCTCCGAGAGTTCCGGAGGGGCTGCGGGACCTGTCCGGCGGCCATCCCGATCCCGCACAGCTCCCCGCCCTCGTACCGCCCTCACGGTTGTCCCCCGGGGTGCGGGCCCACCGCTCGGCGCCCAGGCTGACGCGGCTGGAGAAGGCCGTTCGCGAGTGGGTCGGCCCGGACGGCGTGCCCGTGGACCATGTGACGTTCGCCCATGGGGCACTCGATCTGATCGGGCGGCTGCTCTCCGTGGAGCTGCGGCCCGGCGACGCCGTGGCGATGGAGGACCCCGGGTATCACCATCTCCTGGACCTGGTCACGGCCCTGGGGCTGCGAAGTGTCCCGGTGGCCGTGGACGACGAGGGGGTGCGTCCCGATGCGCTGCACGAGGCGCTGCGGGCCGGTGCGCGTGCCGTGGTGTGCAGCCCTCGGGCGCAGAATCCGTACGGCGGCCGCTTCTCCGCGGCACGCCGGGACGCCCTGGTGGACGTGCTGCGGGACCGGCCGGACGTACTGGTCGTCGAGAACGACCATGCGTCCGCCGTGGCGAACGCCCCGCTGCACACGCTCGCCGGAGGGGGCTTGCGGCGCTGGGTGCACGTGCGGACGGTCAGCAAGTTCCTCGGGACCGATCTGCGGTGGGCCGCGGCCGCGTGCGACGCGACCACGCTGGCCCGGCACGACGGCCGGCTGCTGCTCACGTCGGGCTGGGTCAGCCATCTCCTCCAGGAGATCGTCCACGGGTTGCTGACGGACGACGGCACGCGGGCGTTGGTGGCACGCGCGCGGGAGACGTACGCGCTGCGCCGCGGGGCCCTTGTCGACGAGCTCGGGGAGCGCGGGATCGGGGCGCGCGGGTCGAGCGGGATGAACGTGTGGGTGCCCGTGCGGGACGAGTCCGCCGTCGTCAACGGGCTGCGGTCGTACGGCTGGTGGGTGGCCGCGGGGGCGAGGTTCCGGCTGTCGTCGGCGCCGGGCGTGCGGATCTCCGTCGCCGAGCTCGAACCGGCCGACGCGGCACGGCTGGCCTCGGACTTCGCCGCCGTGCTCGGCGAGTCCGAGGCCACGTACGGGGGGTGA
- a CDS encoding Zn-ribbon domain-containing OB-fold protein → MVDGWFAGTRDDFRLLGTRCAACGSVFFPREETHCRNPRCPGGDLDEVPLSRRGRIWSFTDSRYRPPSPYVSNPELPWEPYALIAVELEAERIVVLGQAVPGVTVADLAVGMEVEVVPGVLHEDAETTWTTWHWRPTGVPA, encoded by the coding sequence GTGGTCGACGGATGGTTCGCTGGGACGCGAGACGATTTCCGGCTCCTCGGCACCCGTTGCGCGGCCTGCGGCTCGGTGTTCTTCCCCCGGGAAGAGACGCATTGCCGCAATCCCCGATGTCCCGGCGGCGATCTTGACGAGGTACCGCTGTCGCGACGGGGGCGCATCTGGTCGTTCACGGACAGCCGGTACCGCCCTCCGTCACCCTATGTGAGCAATCCGGAACTTCCGTGGGAGCCGTACGCGTTGATCGCTGTGGAGCTGGAGGCCGAGCGGATCGTGGTGCTGGGGCAGGCGGTTCCCGGGGTCACTGTCGCCGATCTGGCGGTGGGCATGGAGGTGGAGGTCGTCCCCGGCGTGCTGCACGAGGACGCGGAGACGACCTGGACGACGTGGCACTGGCGGCCTACGGGGGTGCCGGCATGA